A genomic window from Candidatus Pelagisphaera phototrophica includes:
- a CDS encoding DUF1592 domain-containing protein: protein MYWYWKFNVTLAGWIGFNQPHRPALRPISVLRTLRSFLVSNSWKRLLCFFSFSSGLGLITYAQNIDTDINPNEFLKQHCIRCHGEEKQKGDRRFDSLGTDFNRDDTAYDWQEILDMLNLGEMPPEEEAPPSLKDLRAMVSWITGELELAYERHASNKAPLLRRLNRYEYRYTIRDLFGLNIESFDPTDSFPADEKFEGFANVGEELILSDYLLEQYLEAASQTIEKAIVAKQDMTPIHEVFTPDDLCDRTYHFRPQIWFEVNVDGSYVDVGHGDRKSERVYADRFEKGVPADGYYTIRIKSEGINREHPYDSKLLGIDRSEPIKMEVLVTDPKIGYPGRRYNASDRTVARIPLLDHEAKIYEVRVWMDEGFVPVIRYANGPRPFKGVLSKIAPVYHREVLPSNWRDGVATRPAENQEIYLSEVYQGPRMRIHWMEIQGPEAGNEMVDWLQVPDEGSVENISESGIERIIEDFAFKAFRRPSIPSEIDRYVDFYQKRRELGDDAVNAVKTVFKAMLSSPNFLYVETPLDEPDENKAFTIASRLSYFLWSSMPDEVLLNAASHDRLGDSKSIVAQALRMLQDPKARAFSNHFTDSWLRLNELGSMPPDSKKFSQYHDRELEPLMKEETRLFFEDILHNNRSIENFIHSDFTYVNGYLADLYGIEGVSSDSFSRVRLPANSPRGGVLGQASILTVTSNGVETSPVMRGIWVLENILGTPPAPPPPDVEPLEPDIRGATTIREELAKHRKVETCADCHRKIDPIGFALESFDPIGSYRFQYKDDGGRSYSNVDTSGTLATGESFTDVSELKGLLLDRKNQFARCLVEKMLIYALGRELHFSDRPIVDGIASELADRNYGLKDLVELIVTSEAFSDVW, encoded by the coding sequence ATGTACTGGTATTGGAAGTTCAATGTAACGCTGGCAGGGTGGATTGGCTTTAATCAACCTCATCGGCCTGCTCTACGTCCCATCAGCGTATTGCGGACTCTCCGAAGCTTCCTAGTAAGCAATTCTTGGAAGAGGCTTTTATGTTTTTTTAGTTTCTCATCTGGATTAGGTTTAATTACGTATGCCCAGAATATAGATACTGATATCAACCCGAACGAATTTCTAAAGCAGCACTGCATCCGGTGCCACGGAGAGGAGAAGCAAAAAGGGGATCGCCGATTTGACTCGCTCGGGACTGATTTTAACAGAGATGACACCGCTTATGATTGGCAGGAGATTCTCGATATGCTTAACCTTGGCGAAATGCCTCCAGAGGAAGAGGCCCCTCCATCGCTGAAGGATTTGCGCGCCATGGTATCGTGGATAACTGGGGAATTGGAGCTAGCATACGAGCGCCATGCCAGCAATAAAGCTCCGCTCTTACGGAGACTCAACCGCTACGAGTATCGCTACACGATTCGTGATCTGTTCGGCTTGAATATCGAGTCATTTGATCCCACGGACTCGTTTCCAGCAGACGAGAAATTCGAAGGCTTTGCCAATGTGGGGGAAGAGTTGATCCTCTCAGACTACTTGCTGGAACAGTACCTAGAGGCCGCATCCCAAACGATAGAGAAAGCAATCGTTGCCAAACAGGACATGACCCCGATTCATGAAGTGTTCACTCCAGACGACTTATGCGATCGGACCTATCATTTCCGACCCCAAATCTGGTTTGAGGTAAACGTGGATGGAAGCTATGTGGATGTAGGTCATGGAGACCGCAAGTCAGAAAGGGTCTATGCCGATCGTTTTGAAAAGGGCGTTCCGGCTGATGGCTATTATACGATAAGAATTAAGTCAGAGGGTATTAATCGCGAACACCCATACGATTCTAAGTTGTTGGGGATTGACAGAAGCGAGCCGATCAAGATGGAAGTGCTCGTGACAGATCCGAAGATCGGGTATCCAGGACGACGCTACAATGCTTCGGATCGAACCGTTGCCAGAATTCCTCTATTGGACCATGAGGCGAAAATCTACGAAGTAAGGGTTTGGATGGACGAAGGGTTCGTCCCCGTGATCCGATACGCTAATGGCCCTAGACCCTTCAAAGGGGTCCTCAGTAAAATCGCGCCGGTGTACCATCGGGAAGTGCTCCCGAGTAATTGGAGAGATGGCGTGGCTACCCGGCCTGCCGAGAACCAGGAAATCTACTTGTCCGAAGTGTATCAAGGGCCGAGGATGCGAATCCATTGGATGGAGATCCAAGGGCCTGAAGCAGGAAACGAAATGGTGGATTGGCTCCAAGTTCCCGATGAAGGTTCCGTTGAGAATATTTCCGAATCAGGCATCGAGCGAATCATCGAAGATTTTGCCTTCAAAGCGTTTAGACGTCCTTCGATCCCGTCGGAGATTGATCGCTATGTGGACTTTTATCAAAAGCGGCGTGAATTAGGGGATGACGCAGTCAACGCGGTTAAAACGGTTTTCAAGGCAATGCTGTCTTCACCCAATTTTCTTTATGTTGAAACTCCGCTCGACGAGCCGGATGAAAATAAGGCTTTCACGATTGCGTCGAGATTATCTTATTTCCTCTGGAGTTCAATGCCCGATGAAGTCCTGCTAAATGCTGCGAGTCACGATCGTCTCGGTGATTCAAAGTCCATCGTAGCTCAGGCTTTGCGGATGCTGCAGGATCCCAAGGCGAGAGCATTTTCGAATCACTTTACCGACAGTTGGCTGCGCTTGAATGAATTGGGATCGATGCCGCCAGATTCGAAAAAGTTTAGTCAATATCACGACCGAGAGCTGGAGCCCTTGATGAAAGAAGAGACCCGTTTGTTTTTTGAGGATATCCTGCATAACAATAGAAGCATCGAAAATTTCATCCACTCCGACTTTACCTATGTGAATGGCTACCTCGCTGATTTGTATGGTATTGAAGGCGTTTCCTCTGACTCCTTCAGTAGGGTGAGGCTTCCTGCTAACTCGCCTAGGGGTGGTGTGCTGGGACAAGCAAGCATTTTGACCGTTACGTCCAATGGTGTGGAGACTTCACCCGTAATGCGGGGTATTTGGGTGCTGGAGAATATTCTGGGGACGCCTCCCGCTCCGCCGCCGCCCGATGTCGAGCCTCTCGAGCCCGATATTCGGGGAGCGACTACAATTCGCGAAGAACTAGCGAAGCATCGTAAGGTTGAAACGTGTGCGGATTGTCATCGCAAAATTGATCCGATTGGATTTGCTCTCGAGAGTTTTGATCCCATTGGCTCGTACCGTTTTCAATATAAAGACGACGGTGGTAGAAGCTATAGTAATGTGGATACGTCGGGCACTCTGGCTACCGGCGAGAGTTTTACTGACGTTTCGGAATTGAAGGGCCTACTTTTGGATCGGAAAAACCAGTTTGCCCGTTGCCTGGTCGAGAAAATGCTCATTTACGCTCTCGGGCGAGAACTGCATTTTAGCGATCGTCCCATTGTGGATGGCATCGCCAGCGAACTGGCGGACCGAAATTACGGCTTGAAGGACCTCGTAGAACTGATTGTCACAAGCGAGGCGTTTAGCGATGTATGGTGA
- a CDS encoding FG-GAP-like repeat-containing protein — protein sequence MNKVLAVSSCCFLTTIFQSLFGLEPLISTKGELLFEDRFDNAGVKSAWNALHGTRWSVKDGSFVGIPSTKAFQASRDNHTGATPSMRLYAKARDCILEMSVMISGGLNAAHIGFDEGSTADTSGHIFRLILGTESGVVLQKDRNSQKEGDKDQILQQTDWNIERDRWYTVMIETRGSEVVAQIEGGPSFLMRNARLDVPKVSVNLKARGKVGAIRYDNVRLWQALPLSANNPDWKKHIVVRPGSGDINSAVANDFDGDGHKDVIASYGGKVKLHRGPHWEPTVIHEFRAGLSRNRPRANCIHSCLLDVDGDGDSDFIGSNLTVFWLECPDDPFGGSEWTYHTLDDEILGTHCVITGDVNLDGKEDLIANSFQKSERTSIPESILWFETPGSSSLDGEWNRHIFADYDAPGGSHYMGIGDVDGDGRPDIAAGAKGGIGFPGGEWFAWWTQPKDPVKPWKKRLLAEGQPGASNIIPGDLNGDGVGDLLASRGHGFGLIWFKGPNFELVEIDAKIVGPHSLVLEDLDGDGDLDAATCGHYETGVVAWYENDGQAIFTKHVIDVNQGSYDMRAEDMDGDGDLDFLIAGHWTGNVVWYEQK from the coding sequence ATGAATAAAGTACTAGCGGTTTCGAGTTGCTGTTTTCTAACGACTATATTTCAGAGCCTTTTCGGTTTAGAACCATTGATTTCAACTAAAGGGGAACTATTGTTTGAGGACCGTTTTGATAACGCTGGCGTGAAGTCCGCCTGGAATGCGCTACACGGAACACGATGGAGCGTAAAAGATGGGTCCTTTGTTGGAATCCCATCAACAAAAGCGTTTCAGGCAAGTCGAGACAATCACACGGGCGCAACTCCGAGCATGAGACTTTATGCGAAAGCCCGAGATTGCATATTGGAAATGTCGGTTATGATATCTGGCGGGTTGAATGCGGCCCACATTGGGTTTGACGAAGGCAGTACTGCCGATACGTCGGGGCACATTTTTCGACTTATCCTTGGAACGGAATCGGGCGTGGTGCTGCAGAAAGACCGGAATTCCCAGAAAGAGGGCGACAAGGATCAGATTCTGCAACAGACCGATTGGAATATCGAGCGGGACCGGTGGTACACCGTGATGATTGAAACACGCGGGTCGGAAGTTGTAGCTCAAATTGAAGGAGGCCCGTCCTTTTTGATGCGGAATGCTCGATTGGATGTTCCGAAAGTCTCAGTTAATTTAAAGGCAAGAGGTAAAGTAGGAGCAATCCGTTACGACAATGTGCGCCTCTGGCAAGCCTTGCCACTCAGTGCCAATAATCCCGACTGGAAAAAACACATAGTTGTGAGGCCTGGTTCAGGAGACATCAATTCGGCCGTGGCGAACGACTTTGACGGAGATGGCCACAAAGACGTAATCGCCTCCTATGGAGGAAAGGTGAAGCTGCACCGAGGACCTCATTGGGAGCCGACGGTGATACATGAGTTTCGAGCGGGTCTTTCGCGAAATCGGCCAAGAGCCAATTGCATTCACTCGTGCTTGCTGGATGTGGATGGTGATGGCGATTCGGATTTTATAGGATCGAACCTCACGGTGTTCTGGCTGGAATGCCCGGATGACCCGTTTGGCGGGAGTGAATGGACCTATCACACGCTCGATGATGAAATTCTCGGTACCCACTGTGTTATTACTGGTGACGTGAACCTCGACGGGAAAGAAGATCTGATAGCCAACTCGTTTCAAAAATCTGAGAGAACCAGTATTCCAGAGTCGATTCTCTGGTTCGAAACCCCTGGAAGCAGCTCATTGGATGGTGAATGGAACCGTCACATCTTCGCTGATTATGACGCCCCGGGTGGATCCCACTATATGGGCATCGGGGATGTCGATGGAGACGGTCGTCCCGACATTGCGGCTGGGGCAAAAGGCGGGATTGGGTTTCCCGGAGGGGAATGGTTTGCCTGGTGGACGCAACCCAAGGATCCGGTAAAGCCTTGGAAAAAGCGGTTGTTGGCGGAAGGGCAGCCCGGTGCCTCAAATATCATCCCAGGGGACTTGAATGGGGATGGAGTCGGGGACCTGCTTGCCTCTCGAGGTCACGGATTCGGTTTAATCTGGTTCAAGGGGCCGAATTTTGAGCTTGTCGAAATCGATGCAAAGATAGTTGGTCCGCACAGCCTAGTGCTGGAAGACTTGGATGGGGATGGGGACTTGGATGCTGCGACCTGTGGCCACTATGAAACGGGCGTCGTCGCCTGGTACGAAAACGACGGGCAAGCGATTTTCACGAAGCATGTCATTGATGTGAACCAGGGTTCCTACGACATGCGGGCCGAAGACATGGACGGGGATGGGGATTTAGATTTTCTTATTGCGGGCCACTGGACTGGAAACGTTGTCTGGTATGAACAAAAGTGA
- a CDS encoding sulfatase-like hydrolase/transferase yields MRSTLTSLIRTSSFLVLFSSCLVAGANKPNILFIFADDQSHETIAALGNKEIRTPNLDRLINMGTAFTNTYNMGAWNGAVCVAFRNMLNTGRFVWRVHAKKPGSIQTPDMPARILRPSLD; encoded by the coding sequence ATGAGATCAACATTAACGAGCCTCATTAGAACCAGTTCATTCTTGGTTTTATTCAGTTCCTGCTTAGTCGCTGGGGCGAACAAACCGAATATACTCTTCATCTTCGCGGATGACCAAAGCCACGAGACGATCGCGGCTCTGGGAAACAAGGAGATAAGGACTCCCAATCTCGACCGCCTTATAAATATGGGAACGGCTTTCACAAATACCTACAATATGGGTGCATGGAATGGCGCTGTTTGCGTGGCATTCCGCAATATGCTCAACACTGGACGATTCGTCTGGAGAGTGCATGCCAAGAAACCTGGGTCAATTCAGACACCGGATATGCCAGCTCGGATCTTGCGCCCATCCTTGGACTGA
- a CDS encoding pyrroloquinoline quinone-dependent dehydrogenase — MKIPPEIAFSFLVAALTLCMSCSKPSKVKTVGDLDNSRDWGIYRGDQRSNQFSSLELINTENVQQLEVAWTYRTGDATEGSSIQSNPIVIDGILYFVSPAGQLTALDAASGEAVWKHDPRSPEQQKGDYAVISRGATYWSDGVEQRIFYSTDSYIHAVDAKTGERIDSFGENGKIDFRYDLGVDPQLVDTGMTSPPAVFENFLILGTRVGEGFGSSPGHIRAYDTVTGEFRWIFHTIPQKGEFGHDTWDWVEGETYGGANPWGGLTVDEERGWVFAATGSPTYDFYGANRKGQNLFGNCVLALNARTGERIWHYQTVHHDIWDMDNPPAPILVDLKIEGKPRDAVVQMTKMGYLFVLDRETGEPIFEVEERPVPKSDVPGEEAWSTQPFPLKPPPLVRQGFTENDLAKRTPEVTAKAKAVFEVYGPSTMFQPLSTRGHVQFPGMSGGMEYHGASFDADRNLLYVNVNESSNLVRLQPTVLLKDDSGLGDYEKGKLLYQLNCSSCHGLELRGLPPAIPALANNPKSNEELIRTIRQGKGAMQSYRSFSDDQLEGLMSYIREPDGTPIDLQGHETKAVYLMDGYTRMIDEEDGLPLFSPPYGSLVAVDLNDGTIKWKQPLGEYPELVKLGMRNTGTRNFGGAVATAGGLVFIGATADEKFRAFDTETGEVLWEFQLPYGGYATPSVYAVGGRQFIVVCAGGGQKVHRTASGDLVYAFALPKK, encoded by the coding sequence ATGAAAATTCCCCCTGAAATCGCATTTTCTTTTTTAGTGGCAGCACTCACTCTTTGCATGAGCTGTTCGAAACCCTCAAAGGTCAAAACAGTCGGCGACCTCGACAACAGTCGAGACTGGGGAATCTACCGGGGGGACCAGCGATCCAATCAGTTCTCGTCACTTGAACTGATTAATACGGAAAACGTACAACAACTTGAAGTTGCCTGGACCTACAGGACGGGAGATGCCACGGAAGGCTCTTCTATTCAGTCGAACCCCATCGTCATCGATGGCATCCTGTATTTCGTTTCGCCTGCGGGCCAACTAACTGCACTTGATGCTGCTAGCGGGGAAGCGGTTTGGAAGCACGATCCCAGAAGCCCTGAGCAACAAAAGGGAGACTACGCGGTCATTAGTCGGGGAGCGACTTACTGGTCGGATGGAGTTGAACAACGGATTTTCTATTCGACGGATTCTTATATTCATGCGGTTGATGCCAAAACCGGCGAGAGGATTGATTCATTCGGAGAGAATGGGAAAATTGATTTTAGATACGATCTGGGCGTCGATCCTCAACTTGTGGATACGGGAATGACATCACCACCAGCGGTATTCGAAAACTTTCTCATCCTCGGCACGCGAGTAGGGGAAGGTTTTGGTTCTTCCCCGGGTCACATCCGCGCGTACGATACGGTGACCGGCGAGTTCCGGTGGATTTTTCATACCATTCCTCAAAAAGGAGAATTTGGACACGACACTTGGGATTGGGTTGAGGGAGAAACCTACGGTGGCGCTAACCCTTGGGGGGGATTGACCGTGGATGAAGAAAGAGGTTGGGTCTTTGCGGCAACGGGATCACCAACCTATGACTTTTATGGTGCCAATCGCAAGGGGCAGAATCTCTTCGGAAACTGTGTCCTCGCACTCAACGCTCGGACAGGTGAACGAATTTGGCACTACCAAACGGTTCATCACGACATTTGGGATATGGACAATCCCCCTGCTCCCATACTTGTGGACCTCAAAATCGAGGGAAAGCCGCGGGACGCAGTAGTCCAAATGACGAAGATGGGCTATCTGTTCGTTTTGGATCGCGAAACGGGTGAGCCGATTTTCGAAGTCGAAGAACGACCGGTTCCCAAATCGGATGTACCGGGAGAAGAAGCCTGGTCAACTCAACCGTTCCCCTTGAAGCCGCCACCCCTCGTGCGGCAGGGCTTTACTGAAAACGACTTAGCTAAACGAACTCCAGAAGTGACCGCAAAAGCGAAGGCGGTTTTTGAGGTATACGGCCCGTCTACCATGTTTCAGCCCTTAAGCACGAGAGGTCACGTCCAGTTTCCCGGAATGTCCGGAGGCATGGAGTATCACGGAGCTTCGTTCGACGCTGATCGCAACCTTCTTTATGTGAATGTTAACGAGAGCTCGAATCTCGTGCGTCTTCAGCCCACCGTATTGCTCAAAGACGACTCTGGCCTAGGCGACTACGAAAAAGGTAAACTGCTTTACCAGCTCAATTGCTCCTCTTGTCACGGGCTGGAGCTGAGAGGACTTCCTCCAGCGATTCCGGCTTTGGCGAACAATCCCAAGTCAAACGAGGAATTAATCCGAACGATTCGCCAGGGCAAAGGGGCCATGCAATCGTACCGGAGCTTTTCGGACGATCAATTGGAAGGTCTAATGAGCTACATTCGCGAACCGGACGGAACACCCATTGATCTGCAAGGCCACGAAACAAAAGCGGTTTATCTAATGGACGGTTACACGCGAATGATCGATGAGGAGGATGGTCTGCCGTTGTTTTCTCCTCCGTACGGAAGTCTAGTAGCCGTGGATCTAAACGACGGAACCATTAAATGGAAGCAGCCGCTGGGAGAGTACCCTGAACTCGTGAAACTAGGAATGAGGAATACCGGAACCCGAAACTTCGGCGGTGCTGTGGCGACAGCTGGGGGACTTGTCTTCATCGGTGCCACCGCGGACGAAAAATTTCGAGCATTCGATACGGAAACGGGCGAAGTTCTTTGGGAGTTCCAACTTCCCTACGGAGGCTACGCTACGCCCTCAGTGTACGCAGTAGGGGGACGGCAGTTCATTGTGGTTTGCGCCGGTGGTGGCCAGAAGGTTCATCGCACCGCGTCAGGCGATTTAGTCTACGCCTTTGCCCTGCCTAAAAAGTAG
- a CDS encoding TraR/DksA family transcriptional regulator, with product MYGICAKSGNPIPNDRLAAVPYATRCVGCAF from the coding sequence GTGTACGGCATCTGCGCAAAATCTGGTAATCCCATTCCCAATGATAGGCTAGCTGCCGTTCCTTATGCCACTCGCTGTGTAGGCTGCGCTTTCTAA
- a CDS encoding sterol desaturase family protein: MDFSTALRFYPGEILFSSIVNIAVFAILGISIEHLVIYRIIYNINILWHHSNMALPEKWDRLLRAVLVSPSMYRVHHSKKVKETNSNYSSVLSIWDRLFGSYRFSDPKKIVFGLDYDLEAEEQMIARLLSRPFKPKNDR, from the coding sequence ATGGACTTTTCAACTGCGTTGCGATTTTATCCAGGAGAAATTCTTTTTTCGTCGATCGTAAATATCGCGGTATTTGCCATTTTGGGAATAAGCATAGAGCATCTAGTGATCTATAGAATTATATACAATATCAACATACTGTGGCATCACAGCAATATGGCCCTGCCCGAAAAATGGGACCGGTTGCTTCGTGCTGTGTTGGTCAGCCCCAGTATGTATCGGGTTCATCACTCTAAGAAAGTCAAGGAGACCAATTCCAACTATTCCAGTGTACTGAGTATCTGGGACCGCTTGTTTGGTAGCTACCGTTTTAGTGATCCGAAGAAGATCGTTTTTGGATTGGATTACGATCTTGAAGCGGAAGAGCAAATGATCGCCCGCTTGTTGAGCAGACCATTCAAACCCAAAAACGATCGGTGA
- a CDS encoding rhodanese-like domain-containing protein: MFWKSVKKITAKEAMGLMENRNALFIDVRLPMQYRKGHIKGALNANRKTVQEDLDLDDKTVPIICYCYSGFSSKTACRNLEQTGYENVYNLRRGFPAWKRAGGEIEN, encoded by the coding sequence ATGTTTTGGAAGTCTGTTAAAAAGATCACAGCGAAAGAAGCGATGGGTCTTATGGAGAATAGGAACGCTTTATTCATCGATGTGAGACTCCCAATGCAATACCGGAAAGGGCACATAAAGGGGGCTCTAAATGCTAATCGAAAAACGGTTCAGGAGGATCTAGATCTAGATGATAAAACGGTTCCCATTATCTGTTATTGCTACAGTGGTTTCTCCAGCAAGACCGCTTGCCGGAATTTGGAGCAAACCGGCTATGAAAACGTCTACAACCTAAGGAGGGGATTCCCTGCTTGGAAAAGGGCCGGAGGCGAAATTGAGAATTAA
- a CDS encoding SDR family oxidoreductase, whose translation MTTVLVTGASRGIGLEFVRQYARSGYSVIATCRTPEKANQLTGLLKGAVNILVEPLDVSSDKSLQALIQVLNERAVTIDLLISNAGTLINERFLNWNRDSFRKTLDTNVVGSAMLGQSLDPFLSQSAKVVQLSSRLGSLEWGGKGMSDGDSYAISKVALNMLTVRLASIYEGSKRIAVSMSPGWVATDMGGSGATLTVEDSVSKMIPTIDALTVSDSGRFIDNKGYSLPW comes from the coding sequence ATGACCACAGTTCTTGTCACAGGTGCCAGCAGAGGGATTGGTTTAGAGTTTGTCAGACAGTATGCGCGCTCAGGATATTCAGTTATCGCGACCTGTAGAACGCCGGAAAAGGCGAACCAACTGACTGGACTGCTAAAAGGAGCTGTAAACATCTTGGTTGAGCCCTTGGATGTTTCGTCGGACAAAAGTCTCCAAGCATTGATTCAGGTGTTGAACGAAAGAGCGGTTACGATTGACCTACTAATCTCGAACGCGGGAACTCTAATCAATGAGCGCTTCCTCAATTGGAATCGGGATTCGTTTCGGAAAACACTGGACACTAATGTAGTCGGTTCGGCCATGCTAGGGCAGTCGCTCGATCCGTTTCTTTCCCAATCGGCTAAAGTGGTCCAACTATCGTCAAGACTCGGTTCGTTGGAGTGGGGAGGGAAGGGGATGTCCGACGGAGATTCCTACGCAATCAGCAAGGTCGCTCTCAACATGCTGACGGTCAGGCTAGCTTCAATTTACGAAGGAAGTAAACGAATCGCCGTCTCCATGAGCCCTGGCTGGGTAGCCACCGACATGGGGGGATCAGGGGCCACGCTCACAGTGGAAGACTCGGTTTCGAAGATGATTCCTACTATCGATGCGTTGACAGTATCGGATTCGGGTCGTTTTATTGATAATAAGGGATATTCTCTGCCTTGGTGA
- a CDS encoding ExbD/TolR family protein — translation MKQKKSRLPLKRRDASSVPMAPMIDMVFLLLVFFMCVSSLSQAGHRVELELPESTASETPKDLSNRIILSIQKDGTVYLGGAKVEEGKLEARLLEMQELYPEIKLRIRADHVTKFENVKQAMSAATKAGISDYIYGTIQGE, via the coding sequence GTGAAGCAAAAAAAGTCGAGATTGCCGCTTAAACGACGAGACGCATCGAGCGTCCCGATGGCTCCCATGATTGACATGGTTTTTCTGCTGCTCGTTTTTTTTATGTGTGTCAGCTCGCTCTCGCAAGCCGGGCACCGAGTGGAGCTCGAGCTGCCGGAATCGACCGCTAGCGAAACGCCCAAAGACCTTTCTAATCGCATCATTCTTTCGATTCAAAAAGACGGAACGGTTTATCTGGGAGGCGCGAAAGTCGAAGAGGGTAAGCTGGAGGCCCGATTGCTTGAAATGCAGGAGCTCTACCCTGAAATCAAGCTTCGCATTAGGGCGGATCATGTGACTAAATTTGAGAATGTGAAGCAAGCGATGTCAGCAGCGACCAAAGCGGGAATCAGCGACTACATTTACGGGACGATTCAAGGGGAATGA
- a CDS encoding ExbD/TolR family protein, with translation MNIKRSSKRGKRVRIGILELPIAPMIDVVFLLLFYFMVSATLQKQEADISFSLPGRIQQDEAIEIPDEQIVQILANGQALVNDYLYDSPEVPRYWQLETMLNRFREASESNLVEARITLAPDDKTAHEMVVKVMDACSHAGIESVTFAFAD, from the coding sequence ATGAATATAAAGCGATCCAGTAAAAGGGGGAAGCGAGTTCGTATTGGAATTTTGGAGCTGCCGATTGCACCCATGATCGATGTCGTATTCCTGCTCTTGTTTTACTTTATGGTTAGTGCCACTCTTCAAAAACAGGAAGCGGACATTAGCTTTAGCTTGCCAGGCAGAATTCAACAGGACGAAGCCATCGAGATACCAGACGAGCAGATTGTGCAGATTTTGGCCAATGGCCAAGCGCTCGTGAATGACTATCTCTACGACAGTCCGGAAGTGCCTCGTTATTGGCAACTGGAGACGATGCTCAACCGTTTCCGAGAAGCCAGTGAATCGAATCTGGTGGAAGCTCGCATTACATTGGCGCCTGACGACAAGACGGCCCATGAAATGGTGGTTAAGGTAATGGACGCCTGCTCGCATGCTGGAATCGAGTCCGTTACGTTCGCATTCGCGGATTAG